One segment of Rhipicephalus sanguineus isolate Rsan-2018 chromosome 6, BIME_Rsan_1.4, whole genome shotgun sequence DNA contains the following:
- the LOC119397959 gene encoding uncharacterized protein LOC119397959, which produces MRTLHVALAVAIAYVTFVAFPASSEAPHKLQRNLTDTFELFDKFPYVVLVYSSGDDPEFQCLTNKRTELDMKAKKATYVWMFKGHNGRERKNVALHLSAGDAPDRVVFTINNDTEHSMVAHFVYTDYKDCVIVEIPYDGDQCQLWVSKDVKDDVPQHCLDQLEDICDVSEEEYSKELCQNEVDDP; this is translated from the exons ATGCGTACTCTGCACGTTGCGCTTGCTGTCGCTATTGCCTATGTGACGTTCGTTGCTTTCCCTGCTTCGTCAGAGGCACCACACAAGCTTCAACGGAACTTGACCGACACGTTCGAG CTCTTTGACAAGTTTCCTTACGTTGTACTTGTGTACAGTTCAGGCGATGATCCTGAATTCCAATGCCTGACCAACAAGCGAACTGAGCTAGATATGAAAGCTAAGAAAGCTACGTACGTTTGGATGTTCAAAGGCCATAACGGCCGTGAAAG AAAAAATGTTGCCTTGCATTTATCCGCTGGTGATGCACCGGACAGGGTTGTCTTCACCATCAATAACG ACACGGAACACTCCATGGttgcccactttgtgtacacggACTATAAAGACTGCGTCATTGTGGAGATTCCCTACGATGGAGATC AATGCCAGCTCTGGGTTTCCAAGGATGTGAAAGACGACGTTCCTCAGCACTGCTTAGATCAACTGGAGGACATTTGTGACGTCTCTGAGGAAGAGTACTCGAAAGAGCTCTGCCAGAATGAGGTGGATGACCCGTGA